From the Lusitaniella coriacea LEGE 07157 genome, one window contains:
- a CDS encoding glycosyltransferase family 4 protein, whose product MKDIRIAWLVPSVELGAYWQPVLREFTQVYPNTLFYTGQVWPGFDPEQPGCSAIEIVGETKFVETQKVETGYGRGFIVVSPSIIGRLLKFKPDIVFPQAFSLWTVFAVLLKPIFGWKLAIIYDGSSPNTDFRDSGFRTVARKWLAKFADAFVSNSEAGKQYLMEALGVPESKIMKRVYLVPDAKALQRRLENTEDIELQLKRPTFLYVGRITQRKGIKTLLGACAVLKERGIENFNLLIVGKGDQREELEAFIRENGFEEQVIWAGWVEYGKLGLYFQQADVFVFPTYEDVWGMVVPEAMIFGKPILCSKGAAAAELIEEGQNGYLFDPHNPEDLAEQMLRLIDDPSLIESMGARSREIIAQTTPETAARSFVEATEAIFAQQ is encoded by the coding sequence ATGAAAGATATTCGTATTGCGTGGCTCGTCCCTTCCGTAGAACTCGGTGCTTACTGGCAGCCAGTTTTGAGAGAATTTACCCAAGTTTACCCCAATACTCTCTTTTATACCGGTCAAGTCTGGCCGGGGTTCGATCCCGAACAGCCGGGATGTTCCGCTATTGAGATTGTGGGAGAAACCAAGTTTGTGGAAACCCAAAAGGTGGAAACGGGTTACGGACGGGGGTTCATTGTTGTCTCTCCCAGTATTATCGGTCGATTGCTCAAATTTAAGCCCGATATTGTTTTTCCTCAAGCATTTTCATTGTGGACTGTATTTGCCGTTCTCCTCAAACCCATCTTCGGTTGGAAACTGGCAATCATCTACGATGGGAGTTCTCCGAATACAGACTTTCGAGATTCGGGGTTTCGCACGGTGGCGAGAAAGTGGTTGGCAAAATTTGCTGATGCTTTCGTGTCTAATAGCGAAGCGGGAAAACAGTATTTAATGGAGGCTTTGGGGGTACCGGAATCGAAAATAATGAAGCGCGTCTATCTGGTTCCCGACGCGAAAGCACTGCAACGGCGCTTGGAAAATACGGAAGATATCGAGTTGCAGCTCAAGCGTCCGACCTTTCTTTATGTAGGACGCATCACCCAACGGAAGGGGATTAAAACGCTTCTGGGTGCGTGTGCGGTTCTTAAAGAACGGGGGATTGAGAACTTTAACCTTCTGATTGTTGGCAAAGGCGATCAACGAGAGGAATTAGAGGCGTTTATTCGAGAAAATGGATTTGAGGAGCAGGTTATTTGGGCAGGATGGGTTGAGTATGGCAAACTAGGGCTTTATTTTCAGCAAGCCGATGTTTTTGTTTTTCCCACCTACGAAGATGTTTGGGGAATGGTTGTTCCAGAGGCGATGATTTTTGGCAAGCCGATTCTTTGTTCTAAGGGAGCTGCGGCGGCAGAATTAATTGAAGAAGGTCAAAATGGATATTTGTTCGATCCCCATAATCCCGAAGACCTTGCAGAGCAAATGTTACGGTTGATCGACGATCCCAGTTTAATCGAATCGATGGGAGCGCGATCGCGCGAAATTATTGCTCAAACTACTCCTGAAACCGCTGCTCGGTCTTTTGTCGAAGCAACTGAAGCCATCTTTGCACAACAGTAA